The DNA window GCTATGTATGCCCAGAAATTAATGAACGCAAACATTAATGCACCCATACTGTAGAAATGATCTGGACGCAAAAGATTCGAAAAATATCCTTTCTCGTGGAGCAGCACTATTACGAATGTCCCAGATGCGAGAGCTGCAAGCATTGTTCCGGAAAAATAATAAACTCCAAAGATAGTTGAGAACCAATGTGGTTCAAGACTCATCAGCCAATCAATCGCAAAGAATGAAAGAGTAATTGCAAATACAGGAATAAAGAATCCAGAAATCCTGATATTCCACCTAGTTAAAGACTGGTCTTTTGTCTTATCCTGCTTTTCAGAATTCCTTTTAATGAAGAAATAAAAAGCTGTCCAAATAGCGAAGAAAAACACAAATCTTATAATAAAAAACGTTTCATTTAAATATGGGGATTTACCTTTCAAAACTTTATCCGCAGCAACTGCATCTGTGTGTGTCCAATGAAAGAGATCATGTAAATTAAAGAATAGCGGAAGTCCGAATAAAACTAAAAACGGAATTGAGAAGGCAAAGAATTCACTCACCCGACGCATTGGAGTGCTCCAGACTGCACCAGCGATGTATTCAAGAATAACCAAAAACAATGAACCTATACCAATGCTTGATAAAAACATGAATGTGATTAAATTCGAATATGCATTTCTGGTTTGATCGACTAACGCCCCAGCGATTACAATTAGCAATCCGGTTATTAAAAGGAAAAATCCAATTCGAGTGACTGAACCATGTAATTTTTTGTGTTCATAATTCACAGTAAAATTTTCGTTATTCATTTTAAATCACTCTCTTTCGCATTGACAGCACTCTGCAAGACACGAATATAATTTACAACAGCCCAGCGTTCTTCGATTGAAA is part of the Ignavibacteria bacterium genome and encodes:
- a CDS encoding quinol:cytochrome C oxidoreductase — translated: MNNENFTVNYEHKKLHGSVTRIGFFLLITGLLIVIAGALVDQTRNAYSNLITFMFLSSIGIGSLFLVILEYIAGAVWSTPMRRVSEFFAFSIPFLVLFGLPLFFNLHDLFHWTHTDAVAADKVLKGKSPYLNETFFIIRFVFFFAIWTAFYFFIKRNSEKQDKTKDQSLTRWNIRISGFFIPVFAITLSFFAIDWLMSLEPHWFSTIFGVYYFSGTMLAALASGTFVIVLLHEKGYFSNLLRPDHFYSMGALMFAFINFWAYIAFSQFLLIWYANIPEETFWMISRWQNGWEYVSFAMIVVHFLVPYVGLLSQSSKMDTKRLKVMSLWILFAHYLDIFWLVMPSHYKSFSFSWIEFGFPLHGIGLLILVFTWKFNRTNLIPIGDPKLKRGLDFHL